A DNA window from Vagococcus penaei contains the following coding sequences:
- a CDS encoding glutamate-5-semialdehyde dehydrogenase, translated as MINLEHLGQLAQQAARFLALASTTDKNKTLSLIARYLLDYQDDILVANAKDIHEAKEHGLNQSMIDRLLLTSERLEVMANDILTIVTLPDPIGTSDDVWKNANDLTIMKQRVPLGVIGIIYESRPNVTTDAASLCFKSGNAIILRGGKEAIHSNIALVDVMQRALLAAGFPKEAIQLVTDTSRETARHFMQLNDYLDVLIPRGGANLIQTVVKTATVPVIETGTGNCHVYVDQDAQLDMAVNIVVNGKCQRPSVCNATETVIVHKAIAHEFLPQLAQKLATYQVALRSNEAGLAFLPNATLATEIDYETEFLDYILAVKVVDSFEEAIQHIQTFSTHHSEVIVTDNYFTAQQFTKQIDAAAVYVNASSRFTDGSVFGFGGEIGISTQKLHARGPMGLKELTSTKYIVLGNGQTR; from the coding sequence ATGATAAATTTAGAACATTTGGGTCAGCTTGCCCAACAAGCCGCACGATTTTTAGCACTCGCTTCAACAACAGATAAAAACAAGACCTTAAGCTTGATAGCTAGGTACCTATTAGATTATCAAGATGATATTTTAGTAGCGAATGCAAAAGATATCCACGAAGCAAAAGAACACGGCCTTAATCAATCAATGATTGATCGTTTATTATTAACTAGTGAACGATTAGAAGTGATGGCCAATGATATCTTAACAATTGTGACACTTCCAGATCCTATTGGGACATCGGATGATGTTTGGAAAAATGCTAATGATTTAACCATTATGAAACAGCGTGTACCATTAGGGGTCATTGGTATCATCTACGAATCTCGGCCAAACGTAACAACGGACGCAGCAAGTTTGTGTTTTAAATCAGGAAATGCCATCATCTTACGTGGTGGTAAAGAAGCTATTCATTCAAATATAGCATTAGTTGATGTGATGCAACGCGCTTTATTAGCTGCTGGTTTTCCAAAAGAAGCCATTCAATTAGTAACGGATACATCGCGAGAGACGGCACGTCACTTTATGCAATTAAATGACTATCTCGATGTCCTCATTCCACGTGGCGGAGCAAATCTTATTCAAACAGTTGTAAAAACAGCGACTGTTCCTGTCATTGAAACTGGAACAGGTAATTGCCACGTCTACGTGGATCAAGATGCACAGCTTGATATGGCAGTTAACATTGTTGTTAATGGAAAATGCCAACGTCCGTCCGTTTGCAATGCGACTGAAACAGTCATTGTTCATAAAGCCATTGCTCACGAATTTTTGCCACAGTTAGCTCAAAAGTTAGCCACGTATCAAGTGGCATTACGCAGTAACGAAGCGGGTCTAGCCTTTTTACCTAATGCAACCTTAGCAACTGAGATTGACTATGAAACCGAATTTCTAGACTATATTCTAGCAGTTAAAGTTGTTGACTCATTTGAGGAAGCCATTCAGCATATTCAAACATTTAGTACACATCACTCTGAAGTAATCGTGACCGATAATTACTTTACTGCCCAACAATTCACTAAACAAATCGATGCGGCGGCAGTTTATGTTAATGCATCTTCGCGTTTCACAGATGGCAGTGTTTTTGGTTTCGGTGGTGAGATTGGTATTAGTACGCAAAAACTGCATGCCCGTGGTCCGATGGGCTTAAAAGAATTAACATCAACAAAATATATTGTCTTAGG